The Parambassis ranga chromosome 1, fParRan2.1, whole genome shotgun sequence genome includes a region encoding these proteins:
- the LOC114451179 gene encoding chromodomain-helicase-DNA-binding protein Mi-2 homolog — translation MPIQQITVVPARDTVINGKSASRSKDKNEGRKAPGRSGSRSSNISKASNSTAGLTTASRTSITPSSQDICSSGQLTRLEEDASETRKQSKHTHTSTAMTVTSTNLGSSAQAQKKQVKRRHRRKRNSCTTFDCVETNGKQEHRDRSLSSDRSELGEKRERSFRNRRELPPRLRRSGAQHSDSSSEDDACQEARSWSKEKARRARRRSGSSREREVTNGRKGREDKTEIMELQSIGSDEGKENQPLVEDGGGLKKRHSSNRGAAKRDGHVSPRQRSQSREKEKSYKSRSPEVSSSLAEEGEELITKKYQERGSGGGDMSVPMPQKHCGVNGGTVQPCSEDSELEVCRICHCEGDDECPLITPCRCTGSLSFVHQACLNQWIKSSDTRCCELCKFDFIMETKLKPLRKWEKLHMSKSERRKIFCSVLFHLIAIVCMLWSVYILVRRTAEEIRLGKNAVLEWPFWTKLIVVAIGFTGGLIFMYIQCKVYLQLWRRLKAFNRIITVQNCPEKDLHNPQASAQRPHKRQAPNRRGARQSGTCGGSRGADRLRHTQCCTQFQ, via the exons ATGCCAATACAACAGATAACCGTGGTTCCGGCCAGGGACACAGTCATCAATGGAAAAAGTGCTTCTCGCTCCAAAGACAAGAACGAG GGGAGGAAGGCACCTGGGCGCTCAGGGAGTCGATCCAGCAACATCTCCAAG GCTAGCAACTCTACAGCAGGACTCACTACAGCCTCACGGACATCGATAACCCCGTCTTCTCAGGACATATGCAG ttctgGCCAGCTGACCCGCTTAGAGGAGGATGCTTCTGAAACACGCAAACAgagcaagcacacacatacgTCCACTGCAATGACAGTCACCAGCACAAATCTGGGCTCATCTGCTCAGGcccaaaaaaaacaggtgaagcGTCGACACCGCCGCAAGAGGAACAGCTGCACCACCTTTGACTGCGTGGAAACCAATGGCAAGCAGGAGCACAGGGACCGCAGCCTCAGCTCTGACCGCAGTGAGCTTGGGGAGAAAAGGGAGCGCTCCTTCAGGAACCGGAGAGAGCTCCCACCTCGCCTCCGTCGCTCAGGGGCCCAGCATTCAGACTCCTCCTCTGAGGATGATGCATGCCAGGAGGCCCGCAGCTGGAGCAAAGAGAAGGCCCGAAGAGCCCGGCGCCGCagtggaagcagcagagagagggaggtaaCAAATGGGCGCAAAGGAAGAGAAGACAAAACTGAGATTATGGAGCTGCAGTCAATTGGCTCAGATGAAGGGAAGGAGAACCAGCCTCTAGTAGAGGATGGTGGTGGCCTTAAGAAAAGGCACAGCAGCAATAGGGGTGCAGCAAAGAGGGACGGCCATGTTTCACCAAGGcagaggtcacagagcagagagaaggagaagagctACAAGTCACGTAGCCCCGAAGTCAGCTCCTCATTGGCAGAGGAAGGCGAGGAGCTCATCACCAAGAAATACCAGGAAAGGGGGTCAGGAGGTGGTGACATGTCAGTGCCCATGCCACAGAAACACTGCGGTGTGAATGGGGGCACAGTGCAACCCTGCTCTGAGGACTCTGAGCTGGAGGTCTGCAG gaTCTGCCACTGTGAGGGCGACGACGAGTGCCCTCTGATAACACCTTGTCGCTGCACGGGAAGCCTAAGCTTTGTCCATCAGGCCTGTCTCAACCAGTGGATTAAATCCTCCGACACTCGCTGCTGCGAGCTCTGCAAGTTTGATTTCATCATGGAGACCAAGCTCAAACCTTTACGCAAg TGGGAGAAGCTACACATGTCGAAGAGTGAGAGGAGAAAGATCTTCTGTTCAGTGTTGTTTCACCTGATAGCAATAGTGTGTATGTTGTGGTCAGTCTACATTCTGGTCAGGAGAACGGCTGAAGAGATCAGACTGGGGAAGAACG CTGTGCTGGAGTGGCCCTTCTGGACCAAGCTGATTGTGGTGGCCATAGGTTTCACAGGCGGACTCATCTTCATGTATATCCAGTGCAAAGTCTACCTGCAGCTGTGGCGCCGCCTCAAAGCCTTCAACCGCATCATCACTGTGCAGAACTGCCCAGAGAAGGACCTGCACAACCCTCAGGCCTCGGCCCAGCGCCCTCACAAACGGCAGGCACCAAACCGTAGAGGTGCCCGTCAGTCCGGCACCTGTGGCGGTTCCAGAGGCGCAGACAGACTCCGACAT ACTCAGTGTTGCACTCAGTTCCAGTGA
- the LOC114451280 gene encoding LOW QUALITY PROTEIN: translation machinery-associated protein 16-like (The sequence of the model RefSeq protein was modified relative to this genomic sequence to represent the inferred CDS: inserted 1 base in 1 codon), with translation ISGPVVNRVAAPRVFSDRQNAEDSERKAAEKVVHPYSRKAAYLAREEIRLKRKEKQKTEKATRLSSIGEKLLWFQSQLEPTKTTYTKKDACDIIERYLHRFDSELEQIELMNSIKGRQGRLHGAREAVIKQTIERERVQYEGVGFEIPDIIXTKHLKMFREWTGDLKKLPNIKLKKVSNKGLGTSNEEGEKHDAEDSHEEEENDDNLDDEQLDEAILMSD, from the exons ATATCCGGTCCGGTTGTCAACAGAGTAGCAGCACCACGCGTGTTTTCAGACAGACAAAATG ccGAAGACTCAGAAAGGAAAGCCGCGGAGAAGGTTGTTCACCCGTACAGCAGGAAAGCAGCTTATCTCGCCCGAGAGGAAATTAGactgaaaaggaaagaaaa ACAGAAGACTGAAAAGGCAACACGTCTAAGCAGCATTG GTGAAAAGCTGTTGTGGTTCCAGAGTCAGTTGGAGCCAACAAAGacaacatacacaaaaaaagatgcCTGTGACATTATTGAAAG GTACCTCCACAGGTTCGATTCAGAACTTGAGCAGATTGAGCTGATGAACAGCATCAAGGGTCGGCAAGGTCGTCTCCATGGCGCCAGAGAGGCGGTCATCAAACAGACCATCGAGCGAGAGCGGGTGCAGTATGAAGGCGTCGGATTCG AGATCCCAGACATCA ATACAAAGCATCTGAAAATGTTCAG AGAGTGGACTGGAGACCTGAAGAAACTGCCAAATATTAAACTGAAGAAGGTGTCTAACAAAGGTCTGGGCACCAGTAATGAAGAAGGGGAAAAGCATGATGCAGAGGACAgtcatgaagaagaagaaaatgatgaTAATTTGGATGATGAACAGCTGGATGAGGCAATACTCATGTCAGACTGA
- the LOC114435865 gene encoding transmembrane protein 154-like, with the protein MSASWPGNMRGPQMKTPLLLLLLLLLLLVALTGTASSDPPRSEGIKGNTSSGVDTFTNVTDAPRVTNVTTTQDEEQDLNPFIIMIPVVLVVVIIGMIVCGIFISRWCTKKVGNQELSKEDPYLDGSSTEKVPMPMFEEDVPSVMELEMEELDQWMKKDTETAEDSNEA; encoded by the exons ATGTCTGCCTCATGGCCCGGTAACATGAGAGGCCCCCAAATGAAgacccctctgctgctgctgctgctgctgctgctgctgctggtcgctcTGACTGGTACAG catcatcagaccCACCGCGCTCAGAAGGAATCAAGGGGAACACTAGCTCAGGAGTGGACACATTCACAAATG TGACTGATGCTCCTCGCGTTACAAATGTCACCACTACACAAGATGAAGAGCAGGATTTGAATCCCTTCATCATCATGATCCCAGTGGTGCTGGTGGTCGTCATCATCGGCATGATAGTTTGTGGCATTTTCATAAGTCGCTGGTGCACCAAAAAAGTGGGAAATCAAG AGCTCAGCAAAGAAGATCCATATTTGGATGGATCCAGCACAGAGAAAGTGCCGAT GCCGATGTTTGAAGAAGACGTGCCCTCTGTGATGGAGCTGGAAATGGAAGAGTTGGACCAGTGGATGAAAAAAGACA CTGAAACTGCAGAGGACTCTAATGAGGCGTAG